Genomic window (Candidatus Atribacteria bacterium ADurb.Bin276):
AAAAGTAAAGGATTTTCCACCGGTATATGGGTTTTTGGGGCGACCCCCGATCGGTTTTGTGTAACTGGATACAAATCAGGTGGGAACATCGAAGAGTCATTAGATCGAATCGCTGCGGTTCCTAATCTCACTGGCGTAATGATGCATTATCCTCAACCACTTAATGAAAATAACGTCGATTTTGTTAAAAAAGCACTCCAAGATCGGGGCTTAAAATTAGCCTGTTGTGATGTGGATTTGTTTAGTGATCCAATTTTTGCCCGGGGAAGTCTGATGTCAGAAGATTCCGAATTAAGAAAAAAGGCAATCGATTATTCCAAAAAAGCAATGGATATTGCTGAGTATCTGGAAGCGGGTGTAATGAATCTCTGGCCAGGTCAGGATGGTTTTGATTATCCCTTTCAGATTAATTATGTTGCACAATGGAATTTATTAGTTGAAGCATTGATTGAAATTGCCCAACATAATCCTCGAGTACGTCTTAGCCTTGAATATAAGCTTCGTGAACCTCGGACCCATTCAACAATTTATTCTTCGGGAACAGCCCTCTA
Coding sequences:
- the xylA_1 gene encoding Xylose isomerase, which gives rise to MKSKGFSTGIWVFGATPDRFCVTGYKSGGNIEESLDRIAAVPNLTGVMMHYPQPLNENNVDFVKKALQDRGLKLACCDVDLFSDPIFARGSLMSEDSELRKKAIDYSKKAMDIAEYLEAGVMNLWPGQDGFDYPFQINYVAQWNLLVEALIEIAQHNPRVRLSLEYKLREPRTHSTIYSSGTALYLSHATGCSNVGVTVDLGHSFNCKESPANVVALLDKFEKLFVLHLNDNYRDWDDDMAVGSVHFWETLEFIYYLNLSSYEGWLGLDIFPYREDSAEACRFSIENIQYMLEVVNKIDLKTLHQIQKEANSLEAMRYIGSLL